TTTCCTCTTTGAATTTTTGATTGCGCCAAATTATCGGCAATTCCGGCTATTTCGGTAAAATAATTTTGTAATCCAAAATATTTAACCATATCCAAGAGCTCTTTTTGGTTATATGCCGACAATACAAACTGTGAAATTCCTTTCTCCGAATTTTTTTTAAGATAATTTTCAACGCCGCAGTGAATTTCAATTTCGCGCCATCTTTGTCGATAGACCGTCGCAAATCGGTCGGCAAGCAAGGGATATTTCTCCTTGTCCAAGCCTACTTCTTCGTAAAATTTGTTTACCGGAAAGTAAAACCGTTTTTTATATTGTTCAAAGTTCATTTCTTCAATATTATATAAAACGCACTCTTCACAATATATGTCAAACGCGAGCCGCGTATCATCGACAACGGTTCCGTTCCAGTCCCATATTATCGACGAGTATTCATTTATATTCGGCATTTTTTCTCCAAAGAAAAATCAACGATAATATAGTAAATTTCAAGACCGATAGTCAACGATAACGGTTTAATAACTCTTATGTTGAATTCTCCCGAAACTTTGCTTTTGGAAAACCTTGTCGCAATAGCTCTAAAAAGACGATTCGGAGATGATTTTTATTTTGCAAGAGATAATGCTGAAGTCGATTTTTACGTTCCAAAAACCCAAACGCTGATTCAGGTCGCTTACTCCATATCCGCTAATCAAACGGAAAATCGTGAAATTGAAAGTATGTTGAAAATTCAAGAGCGCATTAAAGCCGAGAATTTACTGATTATAACTTTAGACGGAGAAAAAACAATAGAACACAAAGAAAAAACAATAAAATGTATTCCTGTATGGAAGTGGATTTTATTGTAATTTTGTCCTGCATACAAGATAAACAAGCAATGTTTATCGCATAAAACTAAACAAATTTTTGATTAATTACCAATTAAAATTATTGGAAAAGAAACTCCACAATTCAATCCTTTCATAAACTGCGATTTTCTCACTTTCGGCTGTCGCAAAATATCCGGAAGTAATCTGTTTATAATTTTTTGGTCTTACAACACCGAATACGTCGCCATAACCGTTAGTAAAAGGGACGAAAAATTTTTCTCTTACAGGTAAAATGTCACTAAAAACAATCCAACTATCCGGCAAATTACACCACTCAACTTTTTCGTCTCCGTCACAACCGATTATATAATAATTATAACCTGTTGCGAGAGTGTCTCTGGCAAGTTCATATGTATTATTCGGCAGATTTATCGTTCTTGTCAAAGTATCGCCGTCCCAAATTATACTGTAAATAACATTTCCGGCAGGAACAATATTAACATTATTAAAACGGTTCGCTTCAACTCCGTTAATCAAAAATTTAGGAACCGGATAAAGATAATTATTTTCAAAACCTATAACAAATGTTCCA
The sequence above is drawn from the Chitinispirillales bacterium genome and encodes:
- a CDS encoding HAD hydrolase-like protein; amino-acid sequence: MPNINEYSSIIWDWNGTVVDDTRLAFDIYCEECVLYNIEEMNFEQYKKRFYFPVNKFYEEVGLDKEKYPLLADRFATVYRQRWREIEIHCGVENYLKKNSEKGISQFVLSAYNQKELLDMVKYFGLQNYFTEIAGIADNLAQSKIQRGKELISNNNINIKKTLMIGDTPHDFEVADSLGCDIILISWGAVSYEKLVEKCGEKLVVKNLSELFEK